One stretch of Candidatus Dormiibacterota bacterium DNA includes these proteins:
- a CDS encoding Imm1 family immunity protein, translated as MEQWGPPRIEWEENGRAEAASVEEVDRLLDDLAEQARERPFIVELMSSAGDSLAIGLGREESILSWVQASGDPPYYASKGDRDSQGLVVFFYGGRWSEFPRSFAVGIAAARKAMRLFFETGQRPTNVEWDEV; from the coding sequence ATGGAGCAGTGGGGGCCGCCGAGAATCGAATGGGAAGAAAACGGCCGAGCGGAGGCCGCGTCCGTCGAGGAAGTCGATCGGCTCCTTGATGATCTGGCGGAGCAAGCTCGTGAAAGGCCGTTCATAGTAGAGCTGATGTCGTCAGCGGGCGATAGCCTCGCGATCGGCTTGGGACGTGAGGAATCCATTCTGAGCTGGGTCCAAGCGAGCGGCGATCCCCCGTACTACGCCAGCAAAGGCGACCGAGACTCGCAAGGTCTGGTCGTGTTCTTCTACGGTGGTCGCTGGTCTGAATTCCCGAGGTCATTTGCCGTAGGCATCGCCGCTGCGCGCAAAGCTATGCGCCTGTTCTTTGAAACTGGCCAGCGGCCTACAAACGTGGAGTGGGACGAGGTCTGA